A DNA window from Undibacterium sp. YM2 contains the following coding sequences:
- a CDS encoding aspartate kinase, translating to MALIVHKYGGTSMGSTERIKNVAKRVAKWHDAGHQIVVVPSAMSGETNRIIGLAKEISAQPDPRELDMIASTGEQVSVGLLAIALQAIGKQAVSYAGWQVAIKTDSAHTKARIASIDEAKVKADLDAGKIVIITGFQGVDELGNITTLGRGGSDTSAVAVAAALKAQECLIYTDVDGVYTTDPRVVSDARRLNTVTFEEMLEMASLGSKVLQIRSVEFAGNYRMPTRVLSSLTDPLIPLEEEANSGTLISFEEDTHMEQATITGIAFNRDEAKITVLGVPDRPGIAYQILGPVADANIEVDMIIQNQSVEGKTDFTFTVPRGEYTKAMDVLENSVKAHIGAGSIVGDSKVSKVSVVGVGMRSHVGIASQMFRTLSEEGINIQMISTSEIKISVLIDEKYMELAVRALHKAFGLESA from the coding sequence ATGGCTTTAATCGTCCACAAATACGGCGGTACTTCGATGGGTTCGACAGAACGCATCAAGAACGTCGCCAAGCGCGTCGCCAAATGGCATGATGCCGGTCACCAGATAGTCGTGGTGCCTTCAGCAATGTCTGGTGAAACAAATCGTATCATCGGCCTGGCAAAAGAAATTTCTGCCCAGCCTGATCCCCGTGAACTCGACATGATCGCTTCTACCGGCGAACAGGTCTCTGTCGGTTTGCTGGCCATTGCCCTGCAAGCGATAGGCAAGCAAGCCGTGTCCTATGCAGGCTGGCAAGTTGCCATCAAGACGGATTCTGCCCACACCAAGGCCAGGATCGCCTCGATTGATGAAGCCAAGGTCAAGGCTGACCTTGATGCAGGCAAGATCGTCATCATCACCGGCTTCCAGGGTGTGGATGAGCTGGGTAATATCACGACCCTGGGTCGTGGCGGCTCTGATACCTCTGCCGTAGCTGTTGCTGCAGCACTCAAGGCGCAAGAATGCCTGATTTATACAGACGTTGACGGAGTCTACACGACCGATCCACGCGTGGTATCTGATGCGCGCCGCCTGAATACCGTTACCTTTGAAGAAATGCTGGAAATGGCTTCGCTGGGTTCCAAAGTACTGCAAATCCGCTCCGTCGAATTTGCCGGTAACTACCGCATGCCTACCCGCGTTTTGTCATCACTGACTGACCCATTAATACCGCTGGAAGAAGAAGCGAATTCCGGCACCCTGATTTCGTTTGAGGAAGATACACACATGGAACAAGCTACCATCACCGGCATCGCGTTTAACCGTGATGAAGCAAAAATCACCGTCCTGGGTGTGCCAGACAGGCCAGGCATCGCCTATCAAATCCTGGGCCCGGTTGCTGATGCCAATATCGAAGTCGATATGATCATCCAGAACCAGTCCGTCGAAGGCAAGACTGATTTTACCTTCACTGTACCACGCGGCGAATACACCAAGGCCATGGACGTGCTGGAAAACAGCGTCAAGGCCCATATCGGTGCCGGCAGCATCGTTGGTGACTCCAAGGTATCCAAGGTCTCCGTCGTTGGCGTAGGCATGCGCAGCCATGTTGGCATCGCTTCCCAGATGTTCCGTACCTTGTCGGAAGAGGGCATCAATATCCAGATGATCTCCACCTCAGAAATCAAGATTTCGGTCCTGATTGATGAAAAATACATGGAACTGGCAGTCCGCGCCCTGCACAAAGCATTTGGCCTGGAAAGCGCATAA
- a CDS encoding haloacid dehalogenase type II — MTISAIAFDAYGTLFDVYSISELADKLFPGKGRALAELWRDKQIEYTRLRTMCSMYKPFWEVTQDALIFCCQKLDLDLTLDAQNSLMGQYARLKAFPENLPVLQALQAQDMKMSILSNGNLHMLQSAVDAAGMQGIFSHLLSVEVVKKFKTAPEAYQMAPDVYGVPAKNILFVSSNCWDACCATWFGYTTFWVNRQNAPLEQLGVTPHGVGHTLKDLIPFIAKHRN; from the coding sequence ATGACCATCTCTGCCATCGCCTTTGACGCCTACGGTACCCTGTTTGATGTGTATTCCATCAGCGAACTGGCAGACAAGCTTTTTCCTGGCAAGGGCAGGGCACTGGCAGAACTGTGGCGCGACAAGCAGATTGAATACACCCGCCTGCGCACCATGTGCAGCATGTACAAGCCATTCTGGGAAGTTACCCAGGATGCGTTGATATTTTGCTGCCAGAAACTGGATCTGGATTTGACGCTGGATGCACAAAACAGCCTGATGGGCCAGTATGCACGGCTGAAAGCTTTTCCTGAAAACCTGCCGGTCCTGCAAGCCTTGCAGGCACAAGACATGAAAATGTCGATTTTATCGAACGGTAACCTGCACATGCTACAGTCAGCGGTGGATGCGGCAGGCATGCAGGGCATATTCAGCCATTTGCTGTCGGTCGAAGTCGTCAAAAAATTCAAGACCGCACCTGAAGCCTATCAAATGGCACCCGATGTATATGGTGTGCCAGCAAAAAATATTTTGTTTGTGTCCAGCAATTGCTGGGATGCCTGTTGCGCCACCTGGTTTGGTTACACCACCTTCTGGGTCAATCGGCAAAACGCACCTCTGGAACAACTGGGCGTGACGCCGCATGGTGTAGGGCACACGCTCAAAGACCTGATTCCCTTTATAGCAAAACACCGCAACTGA
- a CDS encoding LysR family transcriptional regulator: MDQFKQISTFAEVATRGSLSAAARAEGVAPAMIGRRLDALEERLGVKLLQRTTRKLALTNEGEAFLEDCQRILADLEAAEGAVSERSARASGTLTISAPAGFGRQHVAPLMPSFLSEHRDVKLTLSLNDRVVDLIGEGIDVAIRIAALTDSNLIGVKLADNKRVVVASPAYIKRHGTPNTLDELSRHNCLAFSADGSQRGWTFRQNGKNVTLKVEGNMVCNDGEVLHDWALSGKGLAWRSMWEVGAEIESGKLVTVLDEFNAPGNDIYAIFAQRRHLPLRIRAFIDFLRHAYSQPDYWQKS; encoded by the coding sequence ATGGATCAATTCAAACAAATTTCTACCTTTGCTGAAGTGGCAACACGCGGCAGCCTGTCTGCAGCCGCCCGTGCTGAAGGCGTGGCCCCGGCTATGATAGGCCGCCGTCTGGATGCGCTGGAAGAAAGACTGGGGGTCAAACTCTTGCAACGCACCACACGCAAGCTGGCGCTGACCAATGAGGGCGAAGCCTTTCTCGAAGATTGCCAGCGCATCCTCGCAGACCTGGAAGCAGCGGAAGGTGCGGTATCAGAACGCAGCGCCCGTGCTAGCGGTACGCTGACGATTTCAGCCCCCGCAGGTTTTGGCCGCCAGCATGTGGCCCCGCTGATGCCCTCGTTTTTAAGTGAGCACCGCGATGTGAAGCTGACGCTAAGCCTGAATGACCGGGTCGTTGATTTGATCGGTGAGGGTATAGACGTGGCGATACGCATTGCAGCTTTGACGGACTCTAACCTGATAGGCGTCAAACTGGCGGACAACAAGCGTGTCGTGGTTGCCTCCCCTGCCTATATCAAACGCCATGGCACACCGAACACCCTGGATGAACTCAGCAGACACAATTGCCTGGCTTTCAGTGCCGATGGCAGCCAGCGTGGCTGGACCTTTCGCCAGAACGGCAAGAATGTCACGCTCAAGGTGGAAGGCAATATGGTCTGCAATGACGGCGAAGTGCTACACGACTGGGCATTGTCAGGCAAAGGCCTGGCCTGGCGCTCCATGTGGGAAGTGGGTGCAGAAATTGAATCAGGCAAGCTGGTCACGGTGCTCGATGAATTCAATGCACCGGGCAATGATATCTATGCGATCTTTGCCCAGCGCCGTCACCTGCCCTTGCGCATACGTGCCTTCATTGACTTTTTGCGTCATGCCTACAGCCAGCCGGATTACTGGCAAAAATCCTGA
- a CDS encoding methyl-accepting chemotaxis protein: protein MFNLTIRLRLIGAMAFMAIMLVIGGLMGVYGVRNSNAVIKEIFTNQLPSVEALGQSRVFILRARTSLDRAIGHPEFPDTAETIKRSEEYLKQSEDYWKKYLALPQDTEEKKISDEVAALRDKYINSAHLPMLNAIKAGNKEEADNINMKIVPPAYSAYSDQMDKLSDYQFAGAANSLKDSERAFTTFLWVDILGVIGGLVAVFISAYFLLAAISHPLKLAISQFEAIGNGDLTQQLKPTSRDEMGQLVTALENMRQSLMQTVTMVRQSSGSIAVSSEEIATGNMDLSSRTEQQAASLEETASSMEELTSTVQQNADNARQANTLASNASEVASKGGQVVGDVVHTMSSIKESSKKIVDIIGVIDGIAFQTNILALNAAVEAARAGEQGRGFAVVATEVRNLAQRSANAAKEIKELISNSVDKVEVGSRLVDDAGKTMDEIVVSIKNVADIMAEITSASAEQRDGINQVSLAIGKMDEATQQNAALVEQAAAAASSMRDQANNLNHAVSIFKIDANDAGDNSGKPAVVSPAKAVIRDNPVTKRSAVKSLPAATPATPKKTAKPAASAAQDDWEEF from the coding sequence GGTGCAATGGCTTTCATGGCAATCATGCTGGTTATCGGCGGATTGATGGGAGTATATGGCGTCAGGAACAGCAATGCCGTCATCAAGGAAATTTTCACTAACCAGTTGCCTTCGGTCGAAGCACTGGGACAATCCCGCGTCTTTATCCTTCGTGCCCGTACTTCTCTGGACAGGGCTATCGGCCATCCAGAATTCCCGGACACTGCGGAAACGATCAAGCGCTCAGAAGAATACTTGAAGCAATCTGAAGATTACTGGAAGAAATACCTGGCTTTGCCGCAAGACACTGAAGAGAAAAAGATTTCTGATGAAGTCGCAGCCTTGCGCGACAAGTACATCAACAGCGCGCACCTCCCCATGCTCAATGCCATCAAGGCAGGTAATAAGGAAGAAGCTGACAATATCAATATGAAGATAGTGCCGCCAGCCTACAGCGCCTATTCTGATCAGATGGACAAGCTCAGTGATTATCAATTTGCTGGTGCTGCCAACTCCCTTAAAGATAGCGAGCGGGCTTTTACTACCTTCCTGTGGGTTGACATATTGGGTGTGATCGGCGGTCTGGTTGCAGTGTTTATCTCTGCCTACTTTTTGTTGGCTGCCATTTCTCATCCACTGAAGTTGGCGATTAGCCAATTTGAGGCGATAGGCAATGGTGACCTGACCCAGCAGTTGAAACCTACATCCCGCGACGAAATGGGGCAACTTGTTACTGCTCTGGAGAACATGCGTCAGAGCCTCATGCAAACTGTCACCATGGTGCGGCAATCAAGCGGCTCTATCGCTGTATCTTCAGAAGAAATTGCGACTGGCAACATGGATTTGTCCAGCCGTACCGAACAACAGGCTGCCAGCCTCGAAGAAACAGCTTCGTCCATGGAAGAGCTGACATCGACAGTGCAGCAGAATGCCGATAATGCACGCCAGGCCAATACCCTTGCATCGAATGCGTCTGAGGTCGCCAGCAAAGGTGGGCAGGTGGTGGGTGATGTGGTGCACACCATGTCATCAATCAAGGAAAGTTCCAAAAAGATTGTCGATATTATTGGTGTCATTGACGGCATCGCCTTCCAGACCAATATTCTGGCTTTGAATGCTGCTGTTGAGGCTGCCCGTGCGGGTGAGCAGGGTCGAGGTTTTGCTGTGGTCGCGACAGAAGTGCGCAATCTGGCGCAACGCTCTGCCAACGCTGCCAAAGAAATCAAGGAACTCATCAGCAATTCTGTCGATAAAGTCGAAGTAGGCTCACGCCTGGTCGATGATGCGGGCAAGACCATGGACGAAATCGTGGTCTCCATCAAGAACGTCGCCGATATCATGGCAGAAATCACATCTGCCAGCGCCGAGCAAAGAGACGGTATCAACCAGGTCAGCCTTGCAATAGGCAAGATGGATGAGGCAACCCAACAAAATGCTGCGCTGGTGGAGCAGGCTGCAGCGGCGGCCAGCAGCATGCGCGACCAGGCCAATAACCTGAACCATGCTGTGAGTATCTTCAAGATTGATGCAAACGATGCGGGAGATAATAGTGGCAAACCTGCCGTGGTTTCACCTGCAAAAGCTGTCATCAGGGATAATCCTGTGACTAAGCGGTCTGCTGTCAAATCACTGCCTGCGGCAACGCCGGCTACGCCGAAAAAGACAGCCAAACCGGCAGCTTCGGCAGCGCAGGATGACTGGGAAGAGTTTTAA
- the aceB gene encoding malate synthase A: protein MTQLTLPEGMQISGEIKPGFAEILTPDALALVAKLSRAFEPRRQELLAARVERAKRLDAGEQPDFLPETRHIREGDWKIAPIPKALECRRVEITGPVERKMVINAFNSGADSYMTDFEDSNTPNWDNQITGQINMRDAVRRTISLEQNGKSYKLNDKIATLVVRPRGWHLDEKHVLVDGKRISGGIFDFALFLFHNAKEQLARGAGPYFYLPKMESHLEARLWNDIFVMAQNEIGLAQGTIKATVLIETIVAAFEMDEILYELREHSSGLNAGRWDYIFSCIKKFKNDKDFCLADRAKVTMTAPFMRSYALLLLKTCHKRNAPAIGGMAALIPIKNDPEKNEIAMGGVRNDKARDATDGYDGGWVAHPGLVDLAMTEFKKVLGDAPNQISKQRPDIEVSAKDLLNFQPETPITEAGLRYNINVGIHYLGAWLAGNGCVPIHNLMEDAATAEISRSQVWQWIRSAKGNLEDGRKVTADMVRAMIPEELAKVKEVAGTGPTYDRAAQIFEEMSTSEDFAEFLTLPLYEEI from the coding sequence ATGACACAACTGACTTTACCTGAAGGCATGCAAATCAGCGGCGAAATCAAGCCAGGCTTTGCCGAAATTTTGACCCCAGATGCCCTGGCCCTGGTTGCCAAACTGAGCCGCGCTTTCGAGCCACGCCGTCAGGAATTGCTGGCTGCCCGCGTAGAACGTGCGAAGCGCCTGGATGCCGGTGAACAGCCAGACTTCCTGCCAGAAACACGTCATATCCGCGAAGGTGACTGGAAGATCGCTCCTATTCCAAAAGCACTGGAATGTCGTCGTGTAGAAATCACAGGCCCGGTAGAGCGCAAGATGGTCATCAACGCCTTCAACTCTGGCGCTGACAGCTACATGACTGACTTTGAAGATTCCAATACCCCAAACTGGGATAACCAGATCACTGGTCAGATCAATATGCGCGACGCCGTGCGCCGCACTATCAGTCTGGAGCAAAACGGTAAATCCTACAAACTGAACGACAAGATCGCCACTCTGGTCGTGCGCCCACGTGGCTGGCACCTCGATGAAAAGCATGTGCTCGTCGATGGCAAGCGCATCTCTGGCGGCATTTTTGATTTCGCCCTGTTCCTGTTCCATAACGCCAAAGAACAACTGGCACGCGGCGCTGGCCCTTACTTCTATCTGCCCAAGATGGAATCCCACCTGGAAGCGCGCCTGTGGAACGATATTTTCGTCATGGCACAAAATGAAATCGGTCTGGCACAAGGTACGATCAAGGCCACAGTGCTGATCGAAACCATCGTTGCTGCGTTCGAGATGGATGAGATTTTGTATGAACTGCGTGAGCATAGCTCAGGCTTGAACGCTGGTCGCTGGGATTACATCTTCTCCTGCATCAAGAAGTTCAAGAACGACAAAGACTTCTGCCTGGCGGACCGCGCCAAGGTCACGATGACCGCGCCTTTCATGCGTTCTTATGCCTTGCTGTTGCTGAAAACCTGCCACAAGCGTAATGCACCGGCAATTGGTGGCATGGCCGCACTGATTCCTATCAAGAACGATCCAGAGAAAAACGAGATTGCCATGGGCGGCGTGCGCAATGACAAAGCCCGTGATGCAACAGATGGCTACGATGGCGGATGGGTTGCTCACCCAGGCCTGGTCGATCTGGCGATGACAGAGTTCAAGAAAGTATTGGGCGATGCACCGAACCAGATTTCCAAACAACGCCCTGATATCGAAGTCAGCGCCAAAGACTTGCTGAACTTCCAGCCAGAAACACCGATCACTGAGGCGGGCTTGCGTTACAACATCAACGTCGGTATTCATTACCTCGGCGCATGGCTTGCTGGCAATGGTTGCGTGCCTATCCATAACCTCATGGAAGATGCTGCAACTGCAGAAATCAGTCGCTCACAAGTCTGGCAATGGATACGTTCTGCCAAGGGCAATCTGGAAGATGGCCGCAAGGTCACCGCCGACATGGTCCGCGCCATGATCCCGGAAGAGCTGGCCAAGGTGAAAGAAGTGGCAGGTACAGGCCCTACTTATGACCGTGCAGCGCAAATTTTTGAAGAGATGTCAACGTCGGAAGACTTTGCTGAATTCCTGACTCTGCCTTTGTACGAAGAAATTTGA
- the aqpZ gene encoding aquaporin Z, giving the protein MKQYGAEFLGTFWLVLGGCGSAVLAAAFPGVGIGLHGVSLAFGLTVLTMAYAIGHISGCHLNPAVSIGLWAGGRFPANKLLPYIVAQVLGGIVAGGVLYLIASGKAGFDVSGGFASNGYGEHSPGGYSMVAALVTEVVMTMMFLVIILGATDSRAPQGFAPIAIGLGLTLIHLISIPVTNTSVNPARSTGVAIYVGGWALQQLWLFWLAPVVGAVLGAVSYKAIAGEAK; this is encoded by the coding sequence ATGAAACAATATGGAGCTGAATTTTTGGGAACATTCTGGCTGGTACTTGGCGGTTGCGGCAGCGCAGTGCTGGCAGCGGCTTTCCCTGGTGTGGGCATAGGCTTGCACGGTGTGTCGCTGGCTTTTGGTCTGACTGTGCTGACCATGGCTTATGCGATAGGCCATATCTCTGGCTGTCATCTTAATCCCGCGGTCTCTATAGGCTTATGGGCAGGTGGCCGTTTTCCTGCCAACAAATTACTGCCTTACATCGTCGCCCAGGTATTGGGCGGTATTGTTGCCGGTGGTGTCCTGTATCTGATTGCCAGCGGCAAGGCCGGTTTTGACGTGTCTGGCGGCTTTGCTTCGAATGGTTACGGTGAGCATTCGCCTGGTGGTTATTCCATGGTGGCGGCACTGGTGACTGAGGTTGTCATGACGATGATGTTTCTGGTCATCATCCTTGGTGCTACCGACAGCCGTGCACCACAGGGTTTTGCACCTATCGCTATTGGCCTGGGTTTGACGCTGATACATCTGATCAGCATCCCTGTCACCAATACCTCGGTCAATCCTGCACGTAGTACAGGCGTGGCCATCTATGTGGGCGGCTGGGCTCTGCAGCAATTGTGGCTGTTCTGGCTTGCACCTGTCGTTGGTGCTGTGCTGGGTGCGGTCAGCTACAAAGCCATTGCTGGTGAGGCGAAGTAA
- a CDS encoding DUF1415 domain-containing protein: protein MPSNLINTDDVISATAAWLDKAVIGLNLCPFAKAVQVKQQVRYVVSEAKTPDSLLEDLERELELLAEANPEKIETTLLIHPLALHDFLDFNDFLDVADGMLEEMELDGILQIASFHPDYQFAGTEPDDIENYTNRSPYPTLHLLREESIDRAVEAFPEAEQIYEKNMATMRELGHEGWRRLFSKYAKK from the coding sequence ATGCCCAGCAATCTCATAAACACCGACGACGTCATTTCCGCAACCGCAGCCTGGCTGGACAAGGCCGTCATCGGTCTGAACCTCTGCCCCTTTGCCAAGGCTGTGCAAGTCAAGCAGCAGGTACGCTATGTCGTCAGCGAAGCAAAAACGCCAGACAGCTTATTGGAAGACCTGGAGCGCGAGCTCGAATTGCTGGCAGAAGCCAATCCCGAGAAGATAGAAACCACTTTGCTGATCCATCCCCTGGCCTTGCATGATTTCCTGGACTTCAATGATTTCCTCGATGTCGCCGATGGCATGCTGGAGGAAATGGAGCTCGACGGCATCTTGCAAATTGCCAGCTTCCATCCTGATTACCAGTTCGCCGGTACCGAGCCGGATGATATAGAAAACTACACCAATCGCTCCCCCTATCCGACCCTGCATCTGCTGCGTGAAGAAAGCATAGACAGGGCAGTTGAGGCTTTCCCTGAGGCTGAGCAAATTTATGAAAAGAATATGGCAACCATGCGCGAGCTGGGCCATGAAGGCTGGCGTCGCCTGTTTTCCAAATACGCTAAAAAATAA